A single genomic interval of Armigeres subalbatus isolate Guangzhou_Male chromosome 1, GZ_Asu_2, whole genome shotgun sequence harbors:
- the LOC134207277 gene encoding uncharacterized protein K02A2.6-like — protein MLAGLQRVSGYLDDVVVGGIDEEDHWKNLEAVLKRLKEFGFTVRADKCTFGEEQIGYLGLLLDRHGLRPDPAKIETIVKLPVPTDVSGVRSFLGAINYYGKFVPNMRSLRFPLDELLKEGAKFRWTAECQRSFDRFKQILGSDLLLTHYDPRREIIVSADASSVGVGATISHQFPDGTIKVVQHAARALTKAEQGYSQPDREGLAIVFAVTKFHKMVFGRRFRLQTDHAPLLRIFGSKKGIPVYTANRLQRWALTLLLYDFAIEYVPTEKFGNADVLSRLIDNHAKPEEDYVIASIILEEDMRSVINDASDFLPLSFKVVGNDTHSDPKLRKVYRYLQDGWPQRSQIADPVIARFYGCQESLSTVEGCIMFGERLVIPEKHRGRCLRQLHQGHPGIQRMKAIARSYVYWPSLDEEIVEYVKSCKHCASVAKSPPHSPPVPWPKTTGPWKRVHVDYAGPIDGEYFLLAVDAYSKWPEIIPTRSITSTVTITILRSLFARFGMPEVIVSDNGTQFTSVDFQKFCADNGIHRITTAPYHPQSNGQAERFVDTFKRSVKKIQEGKRTLHEALDIFLLVYRSTPNRQVVDGKSTSESIFGRRIRTNLDLLRPPSSESTILPKPDNEGSKKRCFAAHDTVHAKLYAKNKWHWAPGVICERVGQVMYTVWVEDRRLIRAHVNQLSGRSNTAEGVENRERVRSQLPLEILLDSCDLPKHSLAPVPNQLSTPPSSSFTQLKYAADRNMSSNPNMSTTNSSLSSSSSGASPDFASACSGPATPTQVLPRRSSRNRRPPRWFDPYRLY, from the coding sequence TCAAGCTTCCTGTACCGACGGACGTGAGTGGTGTTCGATCCTTCTTGGGCGCTATCAATTATTATGGCAAGTTTGTTCCGAATATGCGATCACTACGATTCCCACTTGATGAATTGTTGAAAGAAGGGGCCAAGTTTCGGTGGACTGCCGAGTGTCAGCGCTCCTTTGACCGTTTCAAGCAAATTTTAGGCTCTGATCTTCTGCTAACTCATTATGATCCAAGACGTGAAATAATAGTATCCGCTGATGCATCTTCTGTTGGAGTAGGTGCCACGATTAGCCATCAATTTCCCGATGGCACGATCAAGGTGGTACAACATGCAGCACGAGCGCTTACGAAGGCGGAACAAGGCTACAGTCAGCCGGATCGTGAAGGGCTGGCAATTGTTTTTGCTGTTACGAAGTTTCACAAAATGGTCTTCGGTCGCAGATTCCGGCTCCAGACAGATCACGCACCTTTGCTGAGAATTTTTGGATCAAAGAAAGGGATCCCTGTGTATACAGCGAATCGACTGCAACGTTGGGCGTTGACGCTTCTTTTATACGATTTTGCTATCGAGTATGTTCCTACTGAAAAATTTGGTAATGCTGACGTCCTCTCAAGGTTGATAGATAATCACGCCAAACCGGAAGAAGATTATGTTATCGCTAGCATCATCCTTGAAGAGGATATGAGATCCGTTATAAATGATGCTTCCGACTTTCTCCCATTGAGCTTCAAGGTGGTTGGAAATGATACCCATTCCGACCCGAAACTTCGTAAAGTTTACCGTTATCTGCAAGATGGCTGGCCCCAGAGATCGCAAATTGCGGATCCAGTTATAGCTCGCTTCTATGGCTGCCAGGAATCGTTGAGCACGGTCGAGGGTTGCATTATGTTTGGAGAACGGTTGGTTATTCCGGAGAAACATCGTGGTCGATGCCTGCGTCAGCTTCATCAGGGACATCCTGGAATCCAGCGGATGAAAGCCATTGCTAGGAGTTATGTATACTGGCCTTCGCTAGATGAAGAAATTGTGGAATACGTCAAGTCGTGTAAGCATTGTGCATCTGTAGCGAAGTCACCTCCACACTCGCCGCCGGTCCCGTGGCCTAAGACAACAGGTCCGTGGAAGCGGGTTCATGTGGACTATGCAGGACCTATTGATGGAGAATATTTTCTGTTGGCCGTCGATGCGTATTCCAAATGGCCGGAGATTATTCCTACACGGAGTATAACATCGACAGTAACGATAACAATTCTGAGGAGTTTGTTCGCCCGCTTTGGAATGCCAGAAGTAATCGTCAGTGACAATGGCACACAGTTTACGAGTGTggatttccagaagttttgtgCCGACAACGGTATTCATCGAATAACTACAGCTCCGTACCATCCTCAATCAAACGGGCAAGCCGAGAGATTCGTGGATACATTCAAGCGTTCGGTGAAGAAGATTCAGGAGGGAAAGCGTACACTACATGAAGCACTAGATATTTTTCTGCTGGTTTATCGATCAACCCCGAACCGGCAAGTAGTTGATGGGAAGTCTACGTCGGAATCCATTTTTGGACGCCGCATTCGTACGAATTTGGATCTGCTTCGTCCGCCATCTTCTGAATCAACCATTCTACCCAAGCCAGATAATGAAGGCTCAAAGAAGAGATGCTTTGCTGCACACGATACTGTGCATGCGAAGCTATACGCTAAAAATAAATGGCACTGGGCCCCGGGTGTAATATGTGAACGTGTTGGGCAAGTCATGTACACCGTTTGGGTAGAGGATCGGCGATTGATACGAGCACATGTGAATCAACTTAGCGGCCGTTCGAACACTGCTGAAGGTGTGGAAAATCGGGAACGTGTACGATCTCAGCTACCGCTGGAGATACTGTTGGATTCATGTGATCTGCCGAAGCATTCTTTGGCACCAGTTCCTAATCAATTATCAACGCCACCGTCAAGCTCATTTACTCAGCTCAAGTATGCGGCGGATCGCAATATGTCAAGTAACCCGAATATGTCCACAACCAATTCGTCAttatcatcgtcgtcgtcaggAGCATCCCCAGATTTTGCTTCGGCCTGCAGCGGACCTGCTACACCTACACAAGTACTACCACGCCGTTCTTCAAGGAATCGAAGACCACCGCGTTGGTTTGATCCGTACCGTTTGTATTGA